Proteins found in one Silene latifolia isolate original U9 population unplaced genomic scaffold, ASM4854445v1 scaffold_20.1, whole genome shotgun sequence genomic segment:
- the LOC141638426 gene encoding dolichol-phosphate mannosyltransferase subunit 1 isoform X2 yields MGEEHEIKANKYSVIVPTYNERLNIALIVYLIFKHLRDVDFEIIVVDDGSPDGTQEIVKQLQKLYGEDRILLRARPKKLGLGTAYAHGLKHASGNFVVIMDADLSHHVSVLFQMKQMDTGASIVTGTRYVKGGGVHGWNLMRKLTSRGANVLAHTLLWPGVSDLTGSFRLYKKSVLEDLINSCVSKGYVFQMEMIVRASRKGHHIEEVPITFVDRVYGSSKLGGSEIVEYLKGLVYLLFAT; encoded by the exons ATGGGGGAAGAACATGAGATTAAAGCAAATAAATACAGTGTAATCGTGCCCACTTACAACGAGCGTCTTAATATCGCCCTCATTGTTTACCTCATCTTCAAACATCTCag GGATGTGGATTTTGAAATTATAGTAGTTGATGATGGAAGTCCAGATGGTACTCAAGAGATTGTTAAACAATTGCAGAAATTGTATGGAGAAGATCGCATA CTATTGAGGGCTAGACCTAAGAAGCTTGGGCTTG gAACGGCTTATGCCCATGGCCTGAAGCATGCATCTGGTAATTTCGTAGTAATTATGGATGCCGACCTGTCACATCATGTAAGTGTGCTATTTCAAAT GAAACAGATGGACACAGGGGCTAGTATAGTTACTGGTACTCGCTATGTTAAAGGTGGGGGCGTGCATGGATGGAACCTTATGCGCAAACTGACAAGCAGAGGAGCTAACGTACTTGCACATACACTTCTTTGGCCTGGTGTTTCAGACTTGACTGGATCTTTTCG GCTTTATAAGAAATCTGTTCTTGAAGATCTCATAAACTCGTGTGTCAGTAAAGGATATGTTTTTCAAATGGAAATGATTGTTAGAGCTTCCAGAAAAGGCCACCATATTGAAGAG GTACCTATTACATTTGTTGACAGAGTGTATGGAAGCTCGAAACTTGGAGGATCTGAAATTGTTGAATACTTGAAAGGCCTTGTATATCTACTTTTTGCAACATAA
- the LOC141638426 gene encoding dolichol-phosphate mannosyltransferase subunit 1 isoform X1 yields the protein MGEEHEIKANKYSVIVPTYNERLNIALIVYLIFKHLRDVDFEIIVVDDGSPDGTQEIVKQLQKLYGEDRILLRARPKKLGLGTAYAHGLKHASGNFVVIMDADLSHHPKYLPSFIEKQMDTGASIVTGTRYVKGGGVHGWNLMRKLTSRGANVLAHTLLWPGVSDLTGSFRLYKKSVLEDLINSCVSKGYVFQMEMIVRASRKGHHIEEVPITFVDRVYGSSKLGGSEIVEYLKGLVYLLFAT from the exons ATGGGGGAAGAACATGAGATTAAAGCAAATAAATACAGTGTAATCGTGCCCACTTACAACGAGCGTCTTAATATCGCCCTCATTGTTTACCTCATCTTCAAACATCTCag GGATGTGGATTTTGAAATTATAGTAGTTGATGATGGAAGTCCAGATGGTACTCAAGAGATTGTTAAACAATTGCAGAAATTGTATGGAGAAGATCGCATA CTATTGAGGGCTAGACCTAAGAAGCTTGGGCTTG gAACGGCTTATGCCCATGGCCTGAAGCATGCATCTGGTAATTTCGTAGTAATTATGGATGCCGACCTGTCACATCAT CCGAAGTATTTACCAAGCTTCATCGA GAAACAGATGGACACAGGGGCTAGTATAGTTACTGGTACTCGCTATGTTAAAGGTGGGGGCGTGCATGGATGGAACCTTATGCGCAAACTGACAAGCAGAGGAGCTAACGTACTTGCACATACACTTCTTTGGCCTGGTGTTTCAGACTTGACTGGATCTTTTCG GCTTTATAAGAAATCTGTTCTTGAAGATCTCATAAACTCGTGTGTCAGTAAAGGATATGTTTTTCAAATGGAAATGATTGTTAGAGCTTCCAGAAAAGGCCACCATATTGAAGAG GTACCTATTACATTTGTTGACAGAGTGTATGGAAGCTCGAAACTTGGAGGATCTGAAATTGTTGAATACTTGAAAGGCCTTGTATATCTACTTTTTGCAACATAA